One genomic segment of Geothermobacter hydrogeniphilus includes these proteins:
- a CDS encoding Rossmann-like domain-containing protein: MSIMTEIRDMALSLAVDHPIPKIAGIVLPPFQPGEQECEDCRFMAMALEGGAAGLSYLLLPDDSADDYRRLSPQAFVGARPERYAEDFGGSDPVRNMLGLAAINAICQQVMRLTDGVPETAADSIGLMEIRDHDRVGMVGFFPPLFKYLHGSGAELVIVEKNPQLVDRYPNLPVTLDITQLKSCTKILCTSTTVLNGTLDEVLAQCRSAEHISVLGPTAGYFPDPLFARGVDVLGGRYVDDGFLLLKLIAEGKRWGGATRKLCFQKPR, encoded by the coding sequence ATGAGCATCATGACAGAAATCCGGGATATGGCCCTGTCGCTGGCCGTGGACCATCCCATTCCGAAGATTGCCGGCATTGTTCTGCCCCCTTTTCAGCCCGGAGAGCAGGAATGTGAAGACTGCCGGTTCATGGCAATGGCGCTGGAGGGCGGGGCGGCCGGCCTGAGCTACCTGCTGCTGCCCGACGACAGCGCGGACGACTACCGGAGGTTGTCCCCGCAGGCCTTTGTCGGCGCCCGCCCCGAGCGGTACGCGGAGGACTTCGGCGGCAGCGACCCGGTGCGGAACATGCTGGGGCTGGCCGCCATCAATGCCATCTGCCAGCAGGTGATGCGGTTGACCGACGGCGTCCCCGAAACGGCCGCTGATTCCATCGGGCTGATGGAAATCAGGGATCACGACCGGGTCGGGATGGTCGGGTTCTTTCCGCCGCTGTTCAAGTACCTGCACGGCAGCGGTGCCGAACTGGTCATTGTTGAAAAAAATCCCCAACTGGTCGACCGTTACCCGAACCTGCCCGTCACCCTGGACATCACGCAACTGAAATCCTGTACCAAGATCCTCTGCACCAGCACCACCGTTCTCAACGGCACCCTTGACGAGGTTCTCGCCCAGTGCCGCTCGGCCGAGCACATCTCGGTGCTGGGACCGACCGCCGGCTACTTTCCCGATCCCCTGTTCGCGCGCGGGGTGGATGTCCTCGGCGGCCGCTATGTCGATGACGGCTTTCTCCTGTTGAAACTGATCGCTGAAGGTAAACGCTGGGGCGGGGCGACCCGCAAGCTCTGTTTTCAGAAACCTCGCTGA
- a CDS encoding patatin-like phospholipase family protein, with the protein MTKKFKVGLALGGGAARAFSHIGVIAGLVRHGIAIDIITGTSMGAIIGGMYASNPDAKALKERFASYLESEEFSKAGFDFFRELDSHGEGILFEVAKLARRGVFNALMVTQTALVKTETAESSYAFLLDDIRIEQTRVPFAAVALDLVSGRPEVLDQGPLRQAVAASCAMPGVLEPVALDGRQLVDGGWAETIPIKAARQLGADFVIAIDAGGAPRPFSTPRNAIDVISRADALVRNALTREQLRRANIVLCPKNGVEHWADFSQAGEAIVRGEQEVERQIDFIRQEIQKARGKSWIPRIALPHLRKSS; encoded by the coding sequence ATGACAAAAAAATTCAAGGTCGGACTGGCCCTCGGGGGAGGAGCAGCCCGTGCCTTTTCCCACATCGGCGTCATCGCCGGACTGGTCAGGCACGGCATCGCCATCGACATCATCACCGGTACCAGCATGGGGGCGATCATCGGCGGCATGTACGCCTCGAACCCCGATGCCAAGGCTCTGAAGGAACGTTTCGCCTCCTACCTTGAAAGCGAGGAGTTCTCCAAGGCGGGGTTCGATTTCTTCCGGGAACTCGATTCCCACGGTGAAGGCATCCTGTTTGAAGTGGCCAAGCTGGCGCGCCGTGGCGTATTCAACGCCCTGATGGTCACCCAGACGGCGCTGGTCAAAACCGAAACCGCCGAAAGCAGTTACGCCTTCCTGCTCGACGATATCCGCATCGAGCAGACCCGCGTCCCCTTTGCCGCCGTCGCTCTCGACCTGGTCAGCGGCAGGCCGGAGGTGCTTGATCAGGGCCCCCTGCGGCAGGCCGTCGCGGCCTCCTGCGCCATGCCGGGAGTTCTCGAACCGGTTGCACTGGACGGTCGACAGCTGGTCGACGGCGGCTGGGCTGAAACCATCCCCATCAAGGCCGCCCGCCAACTCGGCGCCGACTTTGTCATCGCCATCGACGCCGGCGGTGCGCCGCGACCCTTCAGCACGCCGCGCAACGCCATCGACGTCATCTCCCGCGCCGACGCCCTGGTCCGCAACGCCCTCACCCGCGAACAACTCCGGCGGGCCAACATCGTCCTCTGCCCGAAAAACGGCGTCGAACACTGGGCTGATTTTTCGCAGGCCGGGGAGGCGATCGTGCGCGGCGAGCAGGAGGTGGAGCGGCAGATAGACTTCATCCGCCAGGAGATCCAGAAAGCCCGCGGAAAAAGCTGGATACCGCGGATCGCGCTGCCCCATCTGCGAAAGTCGAGCTGA
- a CDS encoding YaeQ family protein: MALTATIFKASLSLSDMDRNHYAEYPLTLARHPSETDERMMVRLLAFALHADERLEFTRGLCVDDEPALWMKSLTGEIELWIEVGLPDERRLRKACGRADKVVLYCYGGRAVDLWWQRNQAALQRCVNLAVIELPVESTQALAALAARGMQFQVSIQDGGVWLSSASETLAISPRLRKQAAT, translated from the coding sequence ATGGCCCTGACCGCCACCATCTTTAAAGCATCCCTCTCCCTCTCCGACATGGACCGCAACCATTACGCCGAGTACCCGCTGACCCTGGCGCGGCATCCTTCCGAAACCGACGAACGGATGATGGTGCGGCTGCTGGCTTTTGCTCTTCATGCCGATGAGCGGCTTGAATTCACCCGGGGGTTGTGCGTCGATGATGAGCCGGCCCTGTGGATGAAAAGCCTGACCGGGGAGATCGAACTGTGGATCGAGGTCGGCCTGCCGGACGAGCGGCGGCTGCGCAAGGCCTGCGGGCGGGCGGACAAGGTTGTCCTCTACTGCTACGGCGGCCGCGCCGTCGATCTCTGGTGGCAGCGCAACCAGGCCGCCCTGCAGCGTTGCGTCAACCTGGCGGTGATCGAGCTGCCTGTCGAGTCGACACAGGCGCTGGCCGCCCTGGCCGCGCGCGGGATGCAATTTCAGGTCAGTATCCAGGACGGCGGAGTCTGGCTGAGCAGCGCGTCAGAGACGCTCGCCATCTCCCCGCGGCTGCGCAAACAGGCTGCGACCTGA
- a CDS encoding nitroreductase family protein produces the protein MDTFDAIYQRRAIKHFDPTHRIPREEELKLLQAAIQAPTSFNIQHWRFVLVRDPALRRKIRDEYGNDQAQITDASLLIIMTADLLAWKKDPRRYWQNAPPEVCELLVNWMGPFHEGREWLQRDEAQRSIGIAMQTIMLAAKAMGYDSCPMIGFDIEKVAELINLPADHVMGPMIAIGKKVRDSWPKPGQLPLEELVVENSF, from the coding sequence ATGGATACCTTTGACGCCATCTATCAGCGCCGCGCCATCAAACATTTCGACCCGACCCACCGCATCCCCCGCGAAGAAGAACTCAAACTGCTGCAGGCCGCGATCCAGGCACCGACCAGCTTCAACATCCAGCACTGGCGCTTTGTCCTGGTGCGCGATCCGGCCCTGCGACGGAAAATCCGCGACGAATACGGCAACGACCAGGCGCAGATCACCGATGCCTCGTTGCTGATCATCATGACCGCCGACCTGCTGGCCTGGAAGAAGGATCCCCGGCGTTACTGGCAGAATGCCCCGCCGGAGGTCTGCGAACTGCTGGTCAACTGGATGGGCCCCTTCCACGAAGGGCGCGAATGGCTGCAGCGCGACGAGGCCCAGCGTTCCATCGGCATCGCCATGCAGACCATCATGCTGGCCGCCAAAGCGATGGGGTACGACAGTTGCCCGATGATCGGCTTCGACATCGAAAAGGTGGCTGAACTGATCAACCTGCCTGCCGATCACGTTATGGGACCGATGATCGCTATCGGTAAAAAGGTCAGGGATTCCTGGCCGAAACCCGGCCAACTGCCCCTCGAAGAGCTGGTGGTGGAGAATTCCTTTTAA